In Haliscomenobacter hydrossis DSM 1100, the DNA window GCTACGCTATCAATTGGACAAAAAACAAAAACTCAACATCCGGGCAGATTATGGATTCGGGGTAAAAAGCCAGGGCTTTTATTTGACGTTTGGGGAGGCGTTCTGATTACGGGGAGTTGTCTCACAATGATCATTCGTAAAAGTTTAGCACCCCGCCTGCGGCGGTAAATGATACCGATAATTTCACCACGGATTCCACGGATTTTCACAGATTTTTTGACATATCTATAAAATTTGACTTCACAAGAAAATAATCTGTGAAAATCTGTGGTGAAAAAATTGGGGATATCCTACACGTATCCCTGGGCCTGCAGGGTGAACAATTCGGCATATTTCCCACCCTTGGCCAACAATTCTTCATGGCTGCCGATTTCCACCATCTGCCCATTTTCCAGTACCAAAATGCGGTCAGCCATCCGCACCGTCGAAAAGCGGTGGGAAATCAATACCGCCGATTTACCGCTGATCAGCTCTGCAAAACGGAGAAATACTTCGTGTTCAGCACGAGCATCCAAAGCGGAGGTTGGCTCATCCAAAATCAGCAATTGGGCATCGCGCATGTAGGCCCGGCCAAGCGCAATTTTTTGCCACTGCCCTCCCGAAAGGTCTACCCCATTTTTGAAACGGCGGCCCAACATTTGCTCGTAGCGTTCGGGCAATTGATCGATAACCAGGTTGGCCAAACTTTTCTCAGCAGAGGAAACGACATCCTCGTGTTTGTCTTTCTGAGCGATATCGCCCACGGCAATATTTTCCGCAGCCGTCAATTGAAAGCGGATGTAATCCTGAAAAATGATCCCGATGCTTTGGCGTAAGGATTGTAAATTATAATCGCGAATATCAACTCCATCAATCAGAATTCGACCTTCCGTGGGTTCGTACAAACGCGCCAACAATTTGACCAAGGTGGTTTTTCCGGCTCCATTTTCACCTACCAACGCCAGTTTTTCTCCTGCCTCCAACGTAAAAGAAAGATTGCGAACGGCCCAACGCTCCTGATCCGGATAGCGAAAACTCACATTTTCGAATACAAAACCTCCTTGTAATTTTTCGGGAAAAGGAAGACTGCCCGGTACAGAGACAATGTCCGGCTTGATGTTAAAAAAGTCGAATAAATCTTTGAGGTAGAGGGCGCTTTCGGCAATTTTGGAAAAACGGGTCATCACCCCTTCCAATAGTCCATGCAAACGTTGAAAAGAACCCGTTAAAAAAGTCAGCGTACCCACTGTGATCAAACCGCCCACAGTTTGCAGCGCAATGAGTACATAGGCACCGTAGTAGGCTGCCGAACCCAGCGCAGCCAGCAAAAGTCCCCAAATGGAGCGCTGGATAATGATTTTGCGGTTGGCCAAAAAATATTTGTGCGACAGTTTTTTGAAGCGCTCGATGATGAAGTTGGAGAGGTTGAAAATTTTGACTTCTTTAGCCGTTTCATCACTGGCACCAATATAGCGCAGGTAGTCCAGTTCGCGGCGCTCGGGCGTCCAACTGAGCGATAGGGAGTAACTCTGTTGGTTGAAGTACGACTCCCCCAAAAAAGAAGGAATCACGGCAACAAACAAAATCAAGATCAGCCAGGGATTAAATGCCACCAGGCCTGCGCCTAAAAAGAAAATGGTGATGATGTCCTGAAATTGCGTCAATACCTGGGTCATCAACACGGTGCGGTTGGTGGTTTGGCGGCGCGCACGCTCCAGTTTGTCGTAGAATTCCGGGTTTTCAAACTGAAACAAATCCAGTTTTGCCGCGTGCTGCATGATGTCGACCGAAGTGCGGTTTGATACCAGATCGCCCAACAGGTTTTCGGTGAGTCCGATGCCCCGGTTGAGCAAATCTGAAACAATGACTACGGCAAACTCAGCTCCTAACAACAACCAAAGTTGACTCAGTTCCTTCTCGGAGGCGCTCATCAAACGGATGATCTCGTCGACAATCAATTTGCCCAGGTACAAAGTTAGTAGTGGAACACCAGCCTTCAGTAAGCGCAAACCAATATTGATGGCTGCCAGGCGGGGTTCCGTTTGCCAGATGAGGGTGAAAAACGAGGGTAAATTTTTAAGTGCAGAGAATTGATCTGCCAGCTTGACTTTTTTTGGTGTGGTGCTCATAACATGAAATTACAATGAAAAGGGAGAAAAGTTTAAATGTTGAAGAGTTGAAGGGGTGAAAAGAAGGATAAAAGTTTGAAAGTTCATAAGATGATTTTGGTTGCTGCCTGTTTCTTTTCAACTCTTCAACATTTCAACTCTTCAACTCTCTTCACTACCTTTATCCCTATGGAGAATGAGTTGCAAGAATTGATCGATATTTCTGAGTTACTGAAAATCGAAAAAAAGGAGGACTTCGAACAACACCGCAAGCTGATGGATAGCCTAAGCCCTGAACAGCGGCGGGCCAAGGGCTTGGCATGGTATCCATTGAATGTGGTTCAACAAGGCTACACCATTGGTGAACGGGCTTTTGTAGTGGTTGAACGCACCCAGGGCAAGGGACAGGAGCACCAATTCAGGTCAGGTAAAACCGTGCGTTTTTATACCCAACAAGCCGGAGTACACAACCCCGAGCGCAATGGGGTCATCTATTACGTGGACAAAGACAAAATGCGCATTATCCTGAATACCCGCGACTTGCCCGACTGGATGGGCATGGGTCAACTCTCCGTAGACATCCTATTTGACGAGCGCACCTATATTGAAATGGAAAAGGCCATGCATAAAGTCATTTCTGCTACCAAAGGCCGCATTCAAGAATTGCGTTCGGTGCTTTTGGGGATAAAGCCTGCCCATTTTACGCCCTTAGACATGCCCATCAATATTCCAGCGCTTAATCCTTCGCAAAACCTTGCCGTCAATCAAATTTTGGCGGCCCAAGATGTAGCGGTTATCCACGGCCCTCCCGGAACTGGCAAAACTACTACCCTGGTGCAAGCCATCAAATTGTTGGCCGAAAGAGAAAAAACGGTCCTGGTCACGGCTCCAAGCAATACCGCAGTGGATTTGTTGAGTGAAAAATTGGCGGAGCTAGACCTGCGGGTGGTGCGCATTGGGAACATCTCGCGGATAGATGAGAGCATTTTGCGCCATACCCTGGAGTACCAAATCTCTCAACACCCCGATAGTAAAAACGTCAAAAAAGTCAAAATTCAGGCGGCAGATTACCGCAGACAGGCCAATCGACTGCGTAGCAAACGTGGATATGAAGCCTATGAAGAGCGTAAACGCCTCGAACAAGAGGCCTCCGAACTCTCTGCTTGGGCCAACTCTCTAGAACAACGCCTGGTAGACATGATTTTGGACGAGGCTCAGGTCATCACCTGTACCCTCGTTGGTGCCGCGCACCCTGTGTTGGATCAGCGTAAATTTCGTACCGCCATCGTCGATGAAGCAGCCCAGGCCCTGGAGCCTGCTACCTGGATTCCGATTACCAAGGCCTCGAAGTTGGTATTGACAGGTGATCCTTTTCAATTGCCGCCCACGGTTAAGTCACAGGAAGCAGCCAAAAAAGGCTTCAACATCACCATGATTGAAAAATGCTTGAAACGCCTCCAGCAGGTGAACCTGCTCAACATTCAATACCGCATGAATGAAGGCATCATGGGGTTCAGCAATCGGCAATTTTACAACAATGAATTGATGGCAGCGCCCGAGGTGAAAGACCATCGTCTGGATATTGCGGCAGATGCCCCAGTTATTTTTATCGATACTGCGGGCTGTGGTTTTGATGAAAAAGTTCACCATGCCTACCAGAGCAAGTACAATCCCGAGGAATTTCAGGTATTGCGAGAGCACTTGTACCAGATTGCCGAAGCCTTTTTAGAAAAAATCCCGCCCTCTATCGCCATTATTTCTCCCTATCGGGAACAAGCCTTACACATGGAAGATGAACTCAAGGATGATCCCATGGTGCGCAAATTGGATCTAACGATCAATACCATCGATGGTTTTCAAGGGCAAGAAAAAGACCTGGTATTTATATCACTGGTGCGTTCCAATCCGAAAGGAGAAATTGGTTTCTTGAGCGATTACCGCCGCATGAATGTAGCCATGACCCGTGCCCGCAAACAACTCATCATTGTGGGAGACAGCGCCACGATTGGCAACAACAAGTTTTATCGGGACTTCCTCGAGTACTGTGAGGTGGTTGGAGAGTATCGGAGTGCCTGGGAGTATATGAAGAGTTAAGCGAAAAGCGAAAAGCGAAAAGCGAAAAAATACAGGTAATAAGGTAAAAAACAAAGGCTCCGGCATCGATGAATTCGATATGCCGGAGCCTTTGTTTTTAGCTTTTAGCTATTCGCTTAATAAGTCCAAAGGTCGTGTTCCAGGTTGAAAATTTCCTGCTTGATCTTGTCTGCTTCCATCAGCAAGTCACGACCAGTGAATTGATCTTGCAAGCGCAAGTCTTTCACGTTGGAAGTTTTGTAAATGTAGCTAGAGAAATAGCGCATTTCGAATACGTCCTCCCAAGTCATTGGAGCGCCATCGTTTTGATCATTGAAGATCTTTTCTTTGGCCAACAATTCGCGGGCATCTGGGTAATAAATCCAGAAAAGAACGTTTTCCCCCACTTTATCTCCTGTAGATGTTTTTACTGGCAATACCGGCGCAATACCAAGGATACGCACCTGCATGGTAGACGATTCTTTGTCGAAGAACCAGATTTCTTTCACCCGGATCCGCTGAACATCTGCGTTGATGTCCACGTCACTCTTGATGATTTGTTGCTTTTGCTCGTACGTAACGGGGTCAGTCACCATTACCGTATCGATTTTGTAAAGCAGGCCATTCACTGCTGAAGTATCCAAACGGGTTTTGAATTCTTCATCAGCAAAGATGCGCAAAGGCTTTTCTTTGTTGTTGATGGCTTCCAGCAAAATTGATACGAATGGGCGTTTAGGATAAGCGAACGGAAGGTTCATTTTTTCCCTTACGTCAATGATCCGCCAAATACGCTTCTTCCAGAAGATGTCTGCTTCACGGGGTTGATCGTAAGGAAGCACTCGTTTTTTGGCCGTAATGCTGCTTTCAACCACATCGTCGATTGGATTGGGTAAACCATCAACTGGCCCCGACTCCGTTTGGATGATATCGAGCTGCTGAGCCGCCAGGGGGCCGACAGCGATACACAGGATAAAAAGAAGACCGAATAATTTGGCGGCCATTTTCATATTTTTGCTTTTTACTTTGACAAAAAAGTGTACCCAATAAACGAGTTTATTGGGTACGCTAGTATAAGTAAGCAATCAAAAAATTACTTTATTGTACTTTGAAAGCAACGTTGTTGATCTTGCGACCAGCAGCATCACCAGGACACTTTGCACGGATATTGTCAAAAATGAACTGGTCGCCCGGTTTGGCCTGGTTAATCAGGTTACGAGCCTGAGCACCAAACGCACCACCTGGGTTAACTGCTTGCAGTGGGTCTTGACGGCGTGGGCTATAGATTACGGTGTAACCTAAGATGTCGCAACGAGCGTCGAAGTCGAAACCTTCCAGGACGGGAATCACCCCACCTTGCGCTTTCAGTACCCCGTTGCCAATTTCACCACCCGTAGAGTTGTTGATTTTGGCCACTGGATCTGGAATAGGTTTCACGCGGAATTCGAATGAAGTGGATTTTAACCCACCACCAGAGACTGTAACCGTGGCTTTACCTGGAGCAGTACCTCTAACCGTGAATTTGTTGCCACCGCCGCCAGTTCTAGAAACGTTACCCCCAAAACTTACTCGAAGATCATTGGAAGAAACGCCCGCAGCAGCTACAGTTACCGGGTTTTCAACGCCCATGTAGAACACGTTCATTTTATCCGCAGAAACGGTTACCGAACGGCGACCTACTTCATATTCGAAGGTTTCGCTGTTGGAGAATACTTCTCCGGTAGTTGGGTTTTTCACGGCGATTTCGACCTTGTAGGTTTTTACACCCGGTTCACCCGAACCTGAGGTGTATTTTGCCGAACCATTCTCCACTTTTAGTGCTGCACCGTTTACACGGATGCTGACGTTGTCGTTGAATGATTTTGAAGTAGCACCTACCGAGATGGTTGATTCAAATTGCTCTCCAGCAATGATGTAACTCTTGATTGGAGAAGAAATTGGAATGAACTGATCTACCTTTACCTCCGATTTACCGATCAAGCTTGACAGGTAGTTCAAGATGGCAGCTTCAGAACTTTTCATGTCGTTCTGAAATTTGGTCATCAGAGGGAAGGCAGCAGCCAGAGGCAATTGGTTGAAGGTGTACTCCGACCAGTTTTGCGCACCTCTTCCTTTTTTCCAATCCTTATCAGTGATTTGGAGGGCGATGCTGTTTTCAAGGTTTTGCAATTCTTCTTCTTTGATGGCAAGTCCCGGGGTCCCTTTCATGCTGCGCAGCATGCCGATTAATTCTTCACGCGTTGCATTTACCTTTTGCTCCAGTTTGGCACCATTGCCTTGATTTACCAGGTAGCGGGTGGTAATGTCCTTATTTTTGTACCCTTTGGGTTGTCCACCGTGGGTTGCTTCTTCTGCGGGAAAGTATCCACCAGTTTGTTCAACCATTGCTTCCCGTAGCGTTTCTACATAAGCAATGAATTCTTTGGACTTGGCTTGCACTTCTTTTGCAGTAGAAACCACTTTCGCGTAACGCTCCCTGTTTTGTGCAGCATTGCGTTCCATGTCGCGGACGGTGGTATTGTTGGCATCGGCCAAACGAGAATTCGAGGTTTTGATACCTTTATCGATAACAAAAAAGGCATTGATGATCTTGGCTGAAACGTTGAGGGCCAACATGGCGGTCAACACAAGATACATGATGTTGATCATCAACTGCCGCGGCTCCTTTGGAATTGACATGTTCTTTTCTTTTTTTCCGGGTTAGAAAAATGTGTCCGAAAAATGTGACCGATTACCCTTGGCGAACGTTGGCCATGGAAGTGATCACTGAGCCGTAAACAGTATTCAGTGAAGAATAGGTAGTGTTTAACTTGGAGATGTTTTTGTTCAACTCGGTCAAGCCGTCTTTTACTACTTTGGTTTCTTCAGCAGAATCAGTCAAGTCAGCCATTGCTTCGTTCAACTTGGTATAAAAGTTGTTCATGGCCTTGAGCTGATCTTTCGTACCAGAAAAGTCTACTTCTTGCAATGCTTTCAGTGAACCCAAGCTTTTGGACATTCCTTGCAGCTCTTGCAACATGCCCCCCAATTGCTGTTCTACTACTTCGCCATTCAAACCTGGCATGTTGGGAGCGGCAACCGTAGAGATTCCCGTAGTGATGGGCTGAATTGGCGCATCATAAGCATCCAATCCTGGATACAATTTTTCCCAGTAGTAGTCTTTCTCCGGGCCAATTACCCCTAAGAAAAAGAAAAGGATGGCTTCGGTAATCATACCTGCGATCAACATTTCGTCGGCAAGTGGCCAAGACATGATTTTGAAAAGTGCACCAAGC includes these proteins:
- a CDS encoding ABC transporter ATP-binding protein, with protein sequence MSTTPKKVKLADQFSALKNLPSFFTLIWQTEPRLAAINIGLRLLKAGVPLLTLYLGKLIVDEIIRLMSASEKELSQLWLLLGAEFAVVIVSDLLNRGIGLTENLLGDLVSNRTSVDIMQHAAKLDLFQFENPEFYDKLERARRQTTNRTVLMTQVLTQFQDIITIFFLGAGLVAFNPWLILILFVAVIPSFLGESYFNQQSYSLSLSWTPERRELDYLRYIGASDETAKEVKIFNLSNFIIERFKKLSHKYFLANRKIIIQRSIWGLLLAALGSAAYYGAYVLIALQTVGGLITVGTLTFLTGSFQRLHGLLEGVMTRFSKIAESALYLKDLFDFFNIKPDIVSVPGSLPFPEKLQGGFVFENVSFRYPDQERWAVRNLSFTLEAGEKLALVGENGAGKTTLVKLLARLYEPTEGRILIDGVDIRDYNLQSLRQSIGIIFQDYIRFQLTAAENIAVGDIAQKDKHEDVVSSAEKSLANLVIDQLPERYEQMLGRRFKNGVDLSGGQWQKIALGRAYMRDAQLLILDEPTSALDARAEHEVFLRFAELISGKSAVLISHRFSTVRMADRILVLENGQMVEIGSHEELLAKGGKYAELFTLQAQGYV
- a CDS encoding AAA domain-containing protein; translated protein: MENELQELIDISELLKIEKKEDFEQHRKLMDSLSPEQRRAKGLAWYPLNVVQQGYTIGERAFVVVERTQGKGQEHQFRSGKTVRFYTQQAGVHNPERNGVIYYVDKDKMRIILNTRDLPDWMGMGQLSVDILFDERTYIEMEKAMHKVISATKGRIQELRSVLLGIKPAHFTPLDMPINIPALNPSQNLAVNQILAAQDVAVIHGPPGTGKTTTLVQAIKLLAEREKTVLVTAPSNTAVDLLSEKLAELDLRVVRIGNISRIDESILRHTLEYQISQHPDSKNVKKVKIQAADYRRQANRLRSKRGYEAYEERKRLEQEASELSAWANSLEQRLVDMILDEAQVITCTLVGAAHPVLDQRKFRTAIVDEAAQALEPATWIPITKASKLVLTGDPFQLPPTVKSQEAAKKGFNITMIEKCLKRLQQVNLLNIQYRMNEGIMGFSNRQFYNNELMAAPEVKDHRLDIAADAPVIFIDTAGCGFDEKVHHAYQSKYNPEEFQVLREHLYQIAEAFLEKIPPSIAIISPYREQALHMEDELKDDPMVRKLDLTINTIDGFQGQEKDLVFISLVRSNPKGEIGFLSDYRRMNVAMTRARKQLIIVGDSATIGNNKFYRDFLEYCEVVGEYRSAWEYMKS
- the gldN gene encoding gliding motility protein GldN; the protein is MAAKLFGLLFILCIAVGPLAAQQLDIIQTESGPVDGLPNPIDDVVESSITAKKRVLPYDQPREADIFWKKRIWRIIDVREKMNLPFAYPKRPFVSILLEAINNKEKPLRIFADEEFKTRLDTSAVNGLLYKIDTVMVTDPVTYEQKQQIIKSDVDINADVQRIRVKEIWFFDKESSTMQVRILGIAPVLPVKTSTGDKVGENVLFWIYYPDARELLAKEKIFNDQNDGAPMTWEDVFEMRYFSSYIYKTSNVKDLRLQDQFTGRDLLMEADKIKQEIFNLEHDLWTY
- the gldM gene encoding gliding motility protein GldM codes for the protein MSIPKEPRQLMINIMYLVLTAMLALNVSAKIINAFFVIDKGIKTSNSRLADANNTTVRDMERNAAQNRERYAKVVSTAKEVQAKSKEFIAYVETLREAMVEQTGGYFPAEEATHGGQPKGYKNKDITTRYLVNQGNGAKLEQKVNATREELIGMLRSMKGTPGLAIKEEELQNLENSIALQITDKDWKKGRGAQNWSEYTFNQLPLAAAFPLMTKFQNDMKSSEAAILNYLSSLIGKSEVKVDQFIPISSPIKSYIIAGEQFESTISVGATSKSFNDNVSIRVNGAALKVENGSAKYTSGSGEPGVKTYKVEIAVKNPTTGEVFSNSETFEYEVGRRSVTVSADKMNVFYMGVENPVTVAAAGVSSNDLRVSFGGNVSRTGGGGNKFTVRGTAPGKATVTVSGGGLKSTSFEFRVKPIPDPVAKINNSTGGEIGNGVLKAQGGVIPVLEGFDFDARCDILGYTVIYSPRRQDPLQAVNPGGAFGAQARNLINQAKPGDQFIFDNIRAKCPGDAAGRKINNVAFKVQ
- the gldL gene encoding gliding motility protein GldL, whose protein sequence is MSFLKTKGFKYLKNLIIGVGASVVLLGALFKIMSWPLADEMLIAGMITEAILFFFLGVIGPEKDYYWEKLYPGLDAYDAPIQPITTGISTVAAPNMPGLNGEVVEQQLGGMLQELQGMSKSLGSLKALQEVDFSGTKDQLKAMNNFYTKLNEAMADLTDSAEETKVVKDGLTELNKNISKLNTTYSSLNTVYGSVITSMANVRQG